In Actinomadura luzonensis, a single window of DNA contains:
- a CDS encoding DUF3352 domain-containing protein, with product MSANNPPYGAGQDPDRTQAYNWNQGQPYPPQQSYGQPGQQPGYQQQPTQQLPQGGWQQDPYGQQQYGQQPQYGQQGQYGGQQQQDPYAQQNQYGQQGQYAQQGQYGQQAGWQQEQQGWQQEHGWQQQPPAQPPKKGRKGWLVAGAAALAVVLLGGGAVWAVGTLGGGGTQPAEVLPANAIAYARLDLDPAANQKLALFQLARKFTVTKDAFTGEDPRKALFDTLNEDSDRKLDFAKDVDPWLGSRIGFAAVPSGKEEPDFAVAVQVKDQAQAKAGIAKLMEGDKYGIAFRDDYALLTPNQSLADKYAAADGSLADNAEFGDDMDAVGEQGVLSFWADMGGLADLAKNAITADQQAAVAQIKDARFAGALRFDGSYVELAGTVRGAKGMAEGDLPKADLSTLPASTAGALSVSGLDQVVTKQWAEIEKQAGASGSAEIKQLIDQAKSQYGLNLPGDLATVLGKNLTVAVDSEGLDSDQIKAGLRVATDPAAAQAVLDKVQKAMTASGQPAPQLAKVSGDGVYTVATSDDYAKKLAGEGTLGESETFRTAIPDAGEAAYALYVDLDKVENLYLADMQGDDKANLQVLKAVGMSGKVTDTEATFSLRVLFN from the coding sequence ATGTCTGCGAATAATCCCCCCTACGGTGCGGGTCAGGACCCTGACCGCACTCAGGCGTACAACTGGAACCAGGGACAGCCGTATCCGCCGCAGCAGTCCTACGGTCAGCCGGGCCAGCAGCCGGGCTACCAGCAGCAGCCGACGCAGCAGCTTCCACAGGGCGGCTGGCAGCAGGACCCCTACGGCCAGCAGCAGTACGGCCAGCAGCCGCAGTACGGCCAGCAGGGCCAGTACGGCGGCCAGCAGCAGCAGGACCCGTACGCCCAGCAGAACCAGTACGGGCAGCAGGGCCAGTACGCCCAGCAGGGCCAGTACGGGCAGCAGGCCGGGTGGCAGCAGGAGCAGCAGGGCTGGCAGCAGGAGCACGGCTGGCAGCAGCAGCCGCCCGCGCAGCCCCCGAAGAAGGGCCGCAAGGGCTGGCTCGTCGCCGGCGCCGCGGCCCTCGCCGTGGTGCTGCTCGGCGGCGGCGCGGTGTGGGCCGTCGGCACGCTGGGCGGCGGCGGCACGCAGCCGGCCGAGGTGCTGCCCGCGAACGCGATCGCCTACGCCCGCCTCGACCTGGACCCGGCCGCGAACCAGAAGCTGGCGCTGTTCCAGCTCGCGAGGAAGTTCACGGTCACCAAGGACGCCTTCACCGGCGAGGACCCGCGCAAGGCGCTGTTCGACACGCTGAACGAGGACTCCGACCGCAAGCTCGACTTCGCCAAGGACGTGGACCCCTGGCTCGGCAGCAGGATCGGCTTCGCCGCCGTCCCCTCCGGCAAGGAGGAGCCCGACTTCGCGGTGGCGGTCCAGGTCAAGGACCAGGCGCAGGCCAAGGCCGGCATCGCCAAGCTGATGGAGGGCGACAAGTACGGCATCGCCTTCCGCGACGACTACGCCCTGCTGACGCCGAACCAGTCGCTGGCCGACAAGTACGCCGCCGCCGACGGCAGCCTGGCCGACAACGCCGAGTTCGGCGACGACATGGACGCCGTCGGCGAGCAGGGCGTGCTGTCGTTCTGGGCCGACATGGGCGGCCTGGCCGACCTGGCCAAGAACGCGATCACGGCCGACCAGCAGGCGGCGGTGGCGCAGATCAAGGACGCCCGCTTCGCCGGGGCGCTGCGGTTCGACGGCTCCTACGTCGAGCTCGCCGGCACCGTGCGGGGGGCCAAGGGCATGGCGGAGGGCGACCTGCCGAAGGCCGACCTGAGCACGCTGCCCGCCTCGACGGCCGGCGCCCTGTCGGTCTCCGGCCTCGACCAGGTCGTCACCAAGCAGTGGGCGGAGATCGAGAAGCAGGCCGGCGCGAGCGGCTCCGCGGAGATCAAGCAGCTCATCGACCAGGCCAAGAGCCAGTACGGCCTGAACCTGCCCGGCGACCTCGCCACCGTGCTCGGCAAGAACCTCACGGTCGCGGTCGACTCCGAGGGCCTGGACTCCGACCAGATCAAGGCCGGCCTCCGCGTGGCGACCGACCCGGCGGCGGCGCAGGCCGTCCTGGACAAGGTGCAGAAGGCGATGACCGCGAGCGGCCAGCCCGCGCCGCAGCTCGCCAAGGTCTCGGGCGACGGCGTCTACACGGTCGCGACCAGCGACGACTACGCCAAGAAGCTGGCCGGGGAGGGCACGCTCGGCGAGTCGGAGACGTTCAGGACGGCGATCCCGGACGCCGGCGAGGCCGCCTACGCCCTCTACGTGGACCTGGACAAGGTGGAGAACCTCTACCTCGCCGACATGCAGGGCGACGACAAGGCCAACCTCCAGGTGCTGAAGGCCGTGGGCATGAGCGGCAAGGTGACCGACACCGAGGCGACGTTCTCGCTGCGGGTGCTGTTCAACTGA
- a CDS encoding STAS domain-containing protein: MSSEAYRKSALSVTSGLSRNAVIIRLEGELDVNAVSVLREHLRPVWELPPQPFLILDLGEVQFCDSMGMNELIGVMQRCEARGTRLLLGGVHGVMARVLSITGLRHAFEVFAQFDDALRLTVAAP, from the coding sequence ATGTCATCTGAGGCCTACCGCAAGTCGGCGCTCAGCGTCACTTCAGGCCTCTCCCGTAACGCCGTCATCATCCGGCTCGAAGGCGAGCTCGACGTCAACGCGGTGTCCGTGCTGCGGGAGCACCTGCGGCCGGTGTGGGAGTTGCCGCCGCAGCCGTTCCTCATCCTCGACCTCGGCGAGGTGCAGTTCTGTGACTCCATGGGCATGAACGAGCTCATCGGCGTGATGCAGCGGTGCGAGGCCCGGGGCACGCGGTTGTTGCTCGGCGGGGTGCACGGGGTCATGGCGCGGGTGTTGTCGATCACCGGGCTGCGGCACGCGTTCGAGGTGTTCGCGCAGTTCGACGACGCCTTGCGGCTCACCGTCGCAGCTCCCTGA
- a CDS encoding isochorismatase family protein — MGTALIIVDVQNDFCEGGSLPVAGGSAVAAAITHHVADHGYDHVVATRDYHVSPGEHFSGSPDYVSTWPAHCVAGTPGADFHPSLDVAAVEEVFSKGAYAAAYSGFEGASGDGAPMSDWLRERGVTEVDVVGIATDHCVRATALDAVKHGLAVRVLLDLTAGVAPATTQAALEELKQAGVTLTGAPVTG, encoded by the coding sequence ATGGGCACCGCGTTGATCATCGTCGATGTGCAGAACGACTTCTGCGAGGGTGGCAGCCTCCCCGTGGCCGGCGGCTCGGCGGTGGCGGCGGCGATCACCCACCATGTGGCCGACCACGGCTACGACCACGTGGTGGCCACCCGCGACTACCACGTCTCCCCCGGCGAGCACTTCTCCGGTTCCCCCGACTACGTCTCCACCTGGCCCGCCCACTGCGTGGCGGGCACGCCGGGGGCCGACTTCCACCCCTCGCTCGACGTCGCGGCCGTCGAGGAGGTCTTCAGCAAGGGCGCGTACGCGGCGGCCTACAGCGGCTTCGAGGGCGCCTCGGGCGACGGGGCGCCGATGAGCGACTGGCTGCGCGAGCGCGGCGTCACCGAGGTGGACGTCGTCGGCATCGCCACCGACCACTGCGTGCGCGCCACCGCGCTCGACGCGGTCAAGCACGGCCTGGCCGTGCGCGTGCTCCTCGACCTCACGGCAGGGGTGGCGCCGGCGACCACGCAGGCGGCGCTGGAGGAGCTGAAGCAGGCCGGCGTCACGCTGACCGGCGCCCCTGTCACCGGCTGA
- a CDS encoding DEAD/DEAH box helicase: protein MSTFAASHLSPSYPDRAAWGTAPKLRAWQQEAFDLYFRREPRDFLTVATPGAGKTTYALRIASELLARGVIRAVTVVTPTEHLKRQWADAAGRVGIGIDPEFKNSQGTTSRDYTGVAVTYAQVAMHPALHRARTEARKTLVIFDEIHHAGDAKSWGDGVREAFEPAARRLQLTGTPFRSDDNPIPFVGYEEDAEGFKRSVADYSYGYGPALDDGVVRPVIFLAYSGEMKWRTRAGDELAATLGTPLTKDQLSQAWRAALDPKGDWIRQVMQAADRRLTEVRRGVPDAGGLVIATDHETARAYARHLRNITGEGATVVLSDDPGASKKIKQFAASHDRWLVAVRMVSEGVDIPRLCVGVYATSTSTPLFFAQAVGRFVRARKRGETASVFLPSVPMLMGLANEMEVERDHVLNKRPPEDGLDDTLLEQANRKKDNPDVLGDELPFETMETSATFDRVLFDGGEFGTGAEIGSAEEEDFLGLPGLLEPDQVATLLRKRQSDQQAAKRKQATAEPQQTLAPHEQIAELRRELNGLVGAWNHRTGQPHGVIHAELRRVCGGPPIAQATAEQIQERIAMIRRWATQRR from the coding sequence GTGAGCACCTTCGCCGCGTCCCACCTGTCGCCTTCCTACCCGGACCGGGCCGCGTGGGGCACCGCTCCCAAGCTGCGCGCCTGGCAGCAGGAGGCGTTCGACCTCTACTTCAGGCGCGAGCCGCGTGACTTCCTCACCGTCGCGACGCCGGGCGCCGGCAAGACGACCTACGCCCTGCGCATCGCCAGCGAGCTGCTGGCCCGCGGGGTGATCAGGGCCGTCACCGTCGTCACCCCGACCGAGCACCTCAAGCGCCAGTGGGCCGACGCCGCCGGGCGGGTCGGCATCGGCATCGACCCCGAGTTCAAGAACAGCCAGGGCACCACCTCGCGCGACTACACCGGCGTGGCGGTGACGTACGCGCAGGTCGCCATGCACCCGGCGCTGCACCGGGCGCGCACCGAGGCGCGCAAGACGCTGGTCATCTTCGACGAGATCCACCACGCCGGCGACGCCAAGTCCTGGGGCGACGGCGTGCGCGAGGCGTTCGAGCCGGCGGCCCGGCGCCTCCAGCTCACCGGCACCCCGTTCCGCTCCGACGACAACCCGATCCCGTTCGTGGGCTACGAGGAGGACGCCGAGGGCTTCAAGCGCAGCGTCGCCGACTACTCCTACGGCTACGGCCCGGCCCTCGACGACGGCGTGGTGCGCCCGGTCATCTTCCTCGCCTACTCCGGCGAGATGAAGTGGCGCACCCGGGCCGGCGACGAGCTGGCCGCCACCCTCGGCACCCCGCTCACCAAGGACCAGCTCTCCCAGGCGTGGCGGGCCGCGCTCGACCCCAAGGGCGACTGGATCCGCCAGGTCATGCAGGCCGCCGACCGACGCCTCACCGAGGTGCGCAGGGGCGTGCCCGACGCGGGCGGCCTGGTCATCGCCACCGACCACGAGACCGCCCGCGCCTACGCCCGCCACCTGCGCAACATCACGGGCGAGGGCGCCACGGTGGTCCTGTCCGACGACCCGGGCGCGTCGAAGAAGATCAAGCAGTTCGCGGCGTCGCACGACCGCTGGCTGGTCGCCGTCCGCATGGTCTCGGAGGGCGTCGACATCCCGCGCCTGTGCGTCGGCGTCTACGCCACCTCCACCTCCACGCCGCTGTTCTTCGCCCAGGCCGTCGGCCGGTTCGTGCGGGCCCGCAAGCGCGGCGAGACGGCCTCGGTCTTCCTCCCCTCGGTGCCCATGCTCATGGGGCTGGCCAACGAGATGGAGGTCGAGCGCGACCACGTGCTCAACAAGCGGCCGCCGGAGGACGGGCTCGACGACACCCTGCTGGAGCAGGCCAACCGCAAGAAGGACAACCCCGACGTCCTGGGCGACGAGCTGCCGTTCGAGACCATGGAGACCTCGGCCACCTTCGACCGGGTGCTCTTCGACGGCGGCGAGTTCGGCACCGGCGCCGAGATCGGCTCCGCCGAGGAGGAGGACTTCCTCGGCCTGCCCGGCCTGCTGGAGCCCGACCAGGTCGCCACGCTGCTCCGCAAGCGGCAGTCCGACCAGCAGGCCGCCAAGCGCAAGCAGGCGACGGCCGAGCCGCAGCAGACGCTCGCCCCGCACGAGCAGATCGCCGAGCTGCGGCGCGAGCTCAACGGCCTGGTCGGCGCCTGGAACCACCGCACGGGGCAGCCGCACGGCGTCATCCACGCCGAGCTGCGCCGCGTCTGCGGCGGTCCGCCGATCGCGCAGGCGACGGCCGAGCAGATCCAGGAACGCATCGCCATGATCCGCCGCTGGGCCACCCAACGCCGCTGA
- a CDS encoding Mov34/MPN/PAD-1 family protein yields MLSISQELADKIVAHARADHPDEACGVIAGRDGVPERFVPMENAERSPTFYRFDSKEQLRVWREMDDRDETPVVIYHSHTATEAYPSRTDISYASEPDAHYVLVSTREEDETEFRSYRILDGVVTEEEVEFLP; encoded by the coding sequence ATGCTGTCGATCTCGCAGGAACTGGCTGACAAGATCGTCGCCCATGCCCGGGCCGACCACCCCGACGAGGCGTGCGGGGTGATCGCCGGCCGCGACGGCGTGCCCGAGCGGTTCGTCCCGATGGAGAACGCCGAGCGCTCGCCCACCTTCTACCGCTTCGACTCCAAGGAGCAGCTGCGGGTCTGGCGGGAGATGGACGACCGCGACGAGACGCCCGTCGTCATCTACCATTCCCACACCGCGACCGAGGCGTACCCGTCGCGCACCGACATCTCCTACGCCTCCGAGCCGGACGCGCACTACGTCCTGGTGTCCACCCGCGAGGAGGACGAGACGGAGTTCCGCTCCTACCGCATCCTCGATGGGGTGGTAACGGAGGAAGAGGTAGAGTTCCTCCCATGA
- the clpS gene encoding ATP-dependent Clp protease adapter ClpS yields the protein MGTTAPIAVERPSSDVRPDLPWVTIVWNDPVNLMSYVTYVFQTVFGYTREKAEKLMLDVHHKGKAVVSSGTREEMERDVQILHSYGLWATLQPDSVK from the coding sequence GTGGGTACCACCGCTCCAATCGCCGTCGAGCGTCCGTCATCGGACGTCCGGCCCGATCTGCCATGGGTAACCATCGTGTGGAACGACCCGGTCAACCTCATGTCGTACGTGACCTACGTCTTCCAAACGGTCTTCGGCTACACGCGTGAGAAGGCCGAGAAGCTCATGCTGGACGTGCACCACAAGGGCAAGGCGGTCGTGTCCAGCGGCACGCGCGAAGAGATGGAACGCGATGTGCAGATTCTCCACTCCTACGGCTTGTGGGCGACGCTCCAGCCGGATTCGGTCAAGTAG
- a CDS encoding GNAT family N-acetyltransferase, whose protein sequence is MGSLDIREADHADLPAITEALRQEAYFADRLARQAEGHGRLLVAWQDGRVVGNVYLWLAPAEEARLRELLPRVPLLTHLEVVPERRDQGIGTRLVRAAEDRLRALGHRRVALGVNLGNDRAHHLYRRLGYAEWAHGELATTETVYHPDGKRESRPEICRILVKSLGPAG, encoded by the coding sequence GTGGGGTCACTGGACATCCGCGAGGCGGATCACGCCGATCTCCCGGCGATCACCGAAGCGCTGCGGCAGGAGGCGTATTTCGCCGACCGCCTCGCCCGCCAGGCCGAGGGTCACGGCCGCCTGCTGGTGGCCTGGCAGGACGGCCGGGTGGTCGGGAACGTCTACCTCTGGCTGGCCCCGGCCGAGGAGGCCAGGCTGCGCGAGCTCCTGCCGCGCGTGCCGCTGCTCACCCACCTGGAGGTCGTCCCGGAACGCCGTGACCAGGGCATCGGCACCCGCCTGGTGCGGGCGGCCGAGGACCGGCTGCGCGCCCTGGGGCACCGGCGGGTGGCGCTGGGCGTGAACCTCGGCAACGACCGGGCCCACCACCTCTACCGGCGCCTGGGCTATGCGGAGTGGGCCCACGGCGAGCTGGCGACGACCGAGACCGTCTACCACCCCGACGGCAAGCGCGAGTCACGGCCGGAGATCTGCCGCATCCTGGTCAAGAGCCTGGGCCCCGCCGGCTGA
- a CDS encoding MoaD/ThiS family protein, with protein MAIEVRIPTILRTYTDGAKAVDAEGATLNDLISNLESNHPGIKDRLVDEGGSLRRFVNVYLNDEDVRFLGGLGTPVSDGDTVTVLPAVAGG; from the coding sequence ATGGCCATCGAGGTTCGCATTCCGACGATTCTCCGCACCTACACCGACGGCGCGAAGGCCGTGGACGCGGAGGGCGCGACTCTCAACGACCTGATCAGCAACCTGGAGTCCAACCACCCCGGGATCAAGGACCGCCTCGTGGACGAGGGCGGCAGCCTGCGCCGCTTCGTCAACGTCTACCTCAACGACGAGGACGTGCGCTTCCTCGGCGGCCTCGGCACCCCGGTGTCCGACGGCGACACGGTGACCGTGCTCCCCGCCGTCGCCGGCGGGTGA
- a CDS encoding DUF2017 domain-containing protein, with protein sequence MSSGFSPGKGGHVVARFEAAEVSLLRSLVSMMLGLVSPGETSDDPLERALGIGGGEAPSDPVLARLFPSAYEDEKDASEFRRYTEATLRDGKRADAQTVYDTAASGRFELTPEQAQAWLRALNDLRLTLGTKLEVTEEVHDEIAMMSEDDPRYPAYVTYDWLTYLQDSLVRALW encoded by the coding sequence GTGAGTTCGGGGTTCTCGCCGGGCAAGGGCGGCCACGTGGTCGCGCGCTTCGAGGCCGCGGAGGTCTCGCTGCTGCGCTCGCTGGTGTCGATGATGCTCGGCCTGGTCTCGCCGGGGGAGACCAGCGACGACCCGCTGGAGCGGGCGCTCGGCATCGGCGGGGGCGAGGCGCCGTCCGACCCGGTGCTGGCGCGGCTGTTCCCCTCGGCGTACGAGGACGAGAAGGACGCCTCGGAGTTCCGCCGCTACACCGAGGCCACCCTGCGCGACGGCAAGCGGGCCGACGCCCAGACCGTCTACGACACCGCCGCCTCGGGCCGCTTCGAGCTGACGCCGGAGCAGGCCCAGGCGTGGCTGCGGGCGCTCAACGACCTCCGGCTCACGCTCGGCACCAAGCTGGAGGTGACCGAGGAGGTCCACGACGAGATCGCGATGATGTCCGAGGACGACCCCCGCTACCCGGCCTACGTCACCTACGACTGGCTCACCTACCTCCAGGACAGCCTGGTCCGGGCCCTCTGGTAA
- a CDS encoding PLP-dependent cysteine synthase family protein: MRFESLIDSVGRTPLVGLPRLSPSADVRLWAKLEDRNPTGSIKDRPALWMVEQAEKDGLLTPGCTILEPTSGNTGISLAMSAKLKGYKLICVMPENTSEERRQLLRMWGAEIISSPAAGGSNEAVRVAKELAAQNPSWVMLYQYGNPANWRSHYETTGPEIFADLPTVTHFVAGLGTTGTLMGVGRFLRERVPEVQIVAAEPRYGELVYGLRNVDEGFIPELYDESVLTTRFSVGSADSLRRTRELLAAEGIFAGVSTGAALHAALGVAKKAVQAGERADVVFVVADGGWKYLSTGAYEGTLEEAEDRLEGQLWA, translated from the coding sequence ATGCGCTTCGAATCGCTGATCGACTCGGTGGGCCGCACGCCGCTCGTCGGCCTGCCGAGGCTGTCGCCGTCCGCCGACGTGCGGCTGTGGGCCAAGCTGGAGGACCGCAACCCGACCGGCTCCATCAAGGACCGTCCCGCGCTCTGGATGGTCGAGCAGGCGGAGAAGGACGGCCTGCTCACGCCCGGCTGCACGATCCTGGAGCCGACCAGCGGCAACACCGGCATCTCGCTCGCCATGTCGGCCAAGCTCAAGGGCTACAAGCTGATCTGCGTCATGCCGGAGAACACCTCCGAGGAACGCCGCCAGCTCCTGCGCATGTGGGGCGCGGAGATCATCTCCTCGCCGGCCGCCGGCGGCTCCAACGAGGCCGTCCGGGTGGCCAAGGAGCTCGCCGCCCAGAACCCGTCGTGGGTGATGCTCTACCAGTACGGCAACCCGGCCAACTGGCGCTCCCACTACGAGACCACCGGCCCCGAGATCTTCGCCGACCTGCCCACCGTCACGCACTTCGTGGCCGGCCTCGGCACCACCGGCACGCTCATGGGCGTGGGCCGCTTCCTGCGCGAGCGGGTGCCCGAGGTGCAGATCGTGGCCGCCGAGCCGCGCTACGGCGAGCTGGTGTACGGCCTGCGCAACGTGGACGAGGGCTTCATCCCCGAGCTCTACGACGAGTCCGTGCTGACCACCCGCTTCTCGGTCGGCTCGGCCGACTCCCTGCGCCGCACCCGCGAGCTGCTGGCCGCCGAGGGCATCTTCGCCGGCGTCTCCACCGGGGCCGCGCTGCACGCGGCGCTCGGGGTGGCGAAGAAGGCGGTCCAGGCCGGCGAGCGCGCCGACGTCGTCTTCGTGGTGGCCGACGGCGGCTGGAAGTACCTGTCCACGGGCGCCTACGAGGGCACCCTGGAGGAGGCGGAGGACCGCCTCGAAGGCCAGCTCTGGGCCTGA
- a CDS encoding nicotinate phosphoribosyltransferase → MTMSTALLTDHYELTMLQAALRSGAAHRRAVFEVFARHLPGGRRYGVVAGVGRVLDELERFRFGDEELTFLREQRVVDEATLAFLADYRFSGNICGYREGDLYFPASPILVVEGTFAEAVLLETVILSILNHDCAIASAASRMTNAAGQRPLIEMGSRRTHEEAAVAAARAAYIAGFASTSNLMAGHRYGVPTAGTAAHAFTLLHDTERDAFKAQIASLGPSTTLLVDTYDVAEAVRTAVELAGPELGAVRIDSGDLAAAAQEVREQLDALGAVKTRILVTSDLDEYAIAALAAAPVDGYGVGTSLVTGSGVPTAALVYKLVARETANGRLEAVAKRSVGKPSRGGRKEAYRLLDESGRAETELITTGGLAPEGGVPLLHDLVRDGKVVGREPLAEARERHRRAVATLPQEALHLGRGYAAIPTEFA, encoded by the coding sequence ATGACCATGAGCACTGCGTTGCTCACAGATCACTATGAGCTGACGATGCTGCAGGCGGCCCTGCGCAGCGGTGCGGCGCACCGGCGCGCGGTCTTCGAGGTGTTCGCCAGGCACCTGCCGGGCGGACGCAGGTACGGAGTGGTCGCGGGCGTCGGACGTGTCCTGGACGAGCTCGAACGCTTCCGTTTCGGTGACGAGGAACTCACCTTCCTGCGCGAGCAGCGGGTCGTCGACGAGGCCACTCTGGCGTTTCTGGCCGATTACCGGTTTTCCGGGAACATCTGCGGCTACCGCGAGGGCGACCTCTACTTCCCCGCCTCCCCCATCCTGGTCGTCGAGGGCACGTTCGCCGAGGCCGTGCTGCTGGAGACGGTCATCCTGTCGATACTCAACCACGACTGCGCCATCGCCTCGGCCGCCTCCCGCATGACCAACGCCGCCGGTCAGCGCCCCCTCATCGAGATGGGCTCGCGGCGGACGCACGAGGAGGCGGCCGTGGCCGCCGCCCGCGCCGCCTACATCGCCGGCTTCGCCTCCACCTCCAACCTCATGGCCGGCCACCGCTACGGCGTCCCCACCGCCGGCACCGCGGCCCACGCGTTCACCCTGCTGCACGACACCGAGCGCGACGCGTTCAAGGCCCAGATCGCCTCGCTCGGCCCCTCCACCACCCTGCTCGTCGACACCTACGACGTGGCCGAGGCCGTGCGCACGGCCGTCGAGCTGGCCGGGCCCGAGCTGGGCGCGGTGCGCATCGACTCCGGCGACCTCGCCGCCGCCGCGCAGGAGGTGCGCGAGCAGCTCGACGCGCTCGGCGCGGTCAAGACCCGCATCCTGGTCACCTCCGACCTGGACGAGTACGCCATCGCCGCCCTCGCCGCCGCCCCCGTGGACGGCTACGGCGTCGGCACCTCGCTGGTGACCGGGTCGGGCGTGCCGACGGCGGCGCTGGTGTACAAGCTGGTCGCGCGCGAGACGGCCAACGGCAGGCTGGAGGCCGTGGCCAAACGCTCGGTGGGCAAGCCGTCGCGTGGCGGGCGCAAGGAGGCGTACCGGCTGCTCGACGAGTCGGGACGGGCCGAGACCGAGCTGATCACCACCGGCGGCCTCGCCCCCGAGGGCGGCGTCCCGCTCCTGCACGACCTGGTCCGCGACGGCAAGGTCGTCGGGCGCGAGCCGCTGGCCGAGGCGCGCGAGCGGCACCGGCGGGCGGTCGCCACGCTCCCCCAGGAGGCCCTCCACCTGGGCAGGGGGTACGCGGCGATCCCGACCGAGTTCGCGTGA
- a CDS encoding helix-turn-helix domain-containing protein, which produces MNESALARRLRELREGRWPDVRITQAQLRDAFGISVPLISSWESATAPKIPPLARLEKYAAFFATRRSIANGSARVLPLPQLTADEHAQYRMLLDELKQLRNAALRVQSGGVSPRGGAAPGEDEHLDGPWHFADGEPITIICSTVPPEDREKMPSHSPDSGDYIDLYRFNDLDSLFELHGHLRAANPNSLVTLRAAEDIGSDDLTTHVVLLGGVDFNEITKAMLNEIEMPVQQVPDWNGEKGPYFEVSDSNGVRRRHHATAGEHDHLQADVAFFYRGANPYNNRRTLTICNGIYARGVYGAVRALTDERFRDRNAAFVRERFGAAKAYSVLTSVRLTGGVVVTPDWTVDAFRLHEWPEPADAP; this is translated from the coding sequence GTGAACGAATCCGCGTTGGCGCGCCGGCTGCGCGAACTACGCGAGGGCCGCTGGCCCGACGTGCGGATCACCCAGGCTCAGCTCCGTGACGCTTTCGGCATCAGCGTCCCCTTGATCTCCTCCTGGGAGTCCGCCACCGCGCCCAAGATCCCGCCGCTGGCGAGGCTGGAGAAGTACGCCGCCTTCTTCGCCACCCGGCGCTCGATCGCCAACGGCTCGGCCCGCGTGCTCCCGCTGCCGCAGCTCACCGCTGACGAGCACGCCCAGTACCGCATGCTGCTGGACGAGCTCAAGCAGCTCCGCAACGCGGCGTTACGCGTCCAGAGCGGCGGCGTGAGCCCGCGAGGCGGGGCCGCGCCCGGCGAGGACGAGCACCTCGACGGGCCGTGGCACTTCGCTGACGGAGAGCCCATCACGATCATCTGCTCCACGGTGCCGCCCGAGGACCGCGAGAAGATGCCCAGCCACAGCCCCGACTCCGGCGACTACATCGACCTGTACCGGTTCAACGACCTCGACTCGCTCTTCGAGCTGCACGGTCACCTCCGGGCGGCCAACCCGAACAGCCTGGTCACGCTGCGGGCCGCCGAGGACATCGGCTCCGACGACCTCACCACCCACGTGGTGCTGCTCGGCGGAGTGGACTTCAACGAGATCACCAAGGCCATGCTGAACGAGATCGAGATGCCCGTGCAGCAGGTGCCCGACTGGAACGGCGAGAAAGGGCCCTACTTCGAGGTGAGCGACAGCAACGGCGTGCGCCGGCGGCATCACGCCACCGCGGGCGAGCACGATCACCTGCAGGCCGACGTCGCCTTCTTCTACCGGGGCGCGAACCCCTACAACAACCGGCGTACGCTCACCATCTGCAACGGCATTTACGCCAGAGGCGTGTACGGCGCCGTGCGGGCGCTGACCGACGAGCGGTTCCGTGACCGCAATGCCGCCTTCGTCCGCGAGCGATTCGGCGCCGCGAAGGCTTACAGCGTGCTCACCAGCGTGCGCCTCACCGGCGGCGTCGTGGTGACCCCGGACTGGACGGTGGACGCGTTCCGGCTGCACGAATGGCCGGAGCCCGCCGATGCGCCCTGA